A stretch of the Bradyrhizobium sp. CCBAU 53351 genome encodes the following:
- the topA gene encoding type I DNA topoisomerase gives MNIVIVESPAKAKTINKYLGSSYEVLASFGHVRDLPAKNGSVDPDANFKMIWEVDPKAASRLNDIAKSLKGADRLILATDPDREGEAISWHVLEVMKEKRALKDQKIERVVFNAITKQAVTDAMKHPREIDGALVDAYMARRALDYLVGFTLSPVLWRKLPGARSAGRVQSVALRLVCDRELEIEKFVAREYWSLIATLLTPRGDAFEARLVGADGKKIQRLDIGTGAEAEDFKKALEAASYAVTAVDAKPARRNPQAPFTTSTLQQEASRKYGFAPAHTMRIAQRLYEGIDIGGETTGLITYMRTDGVQIAPEAITQARKVIGEDYGNAYVPDAPRQYQAKAKNAQEAHEAIRPTDMSRRPDSMSRKLDADQARLYELIWKRTIASQMESAELERTTVDITAKAGSRTLELRATGQVVKFDGFLALYQEGRDDEEDEDSRRLPAMSPNDALKRQSLSVTQHFTEPPPRFSEASLVKRMEELGIGRPSTYASILQVLKDRGYVKLEKKRLHGEDKGRVVVAFLESFFARYVEYDFTASLEEQLDRISNNEISWQQVLKDFWTGFIGAVDDIKELRVAQVLDVLDDMLGQHIYPPRADGGDIRQCPSCGTGRLNLKAGKFGAFVGCSNYPECRYTRQLAADSEQTADRSLGQDPDTGRDVWVKAGRFGPYIQLGEQKDYEEGEKPKRAGIPKGTSPGDVELELALKLLSLPREIGKHPETGQPITAGLGRFGPFVKHEKTYASLESGDEVFDIGLNRAVTLIAEKVAKGPSRRFGADPGKAIGDHPSLGTVTVKSGRYGAYVTAGGVNATIPAEFEKDTVTLAQAIALIDERAAKGGGKAKAKKAAKPTKTKKTAAKAADGEDIPPKPKKPAAKKAAKSKTESTSKARAAVSSTAKTSPTKAAAKAPAKKSAGTN, from the coding sequence ATGAATATCGTCATTGTGGAGTCGCCGGCGAAAGCCAAGACGATCAACAAGTATTTGGGCTCGTCCTATGAGGTTCTGGCCTCGTTCGGCCATGTCCGCGACCTGCCGGCGAAGAACGGTTCCGTCGATCCCGACGCCAATTTCAAGATGATCTGGGAGGTCGACCCCAAGGCGGCTAGCCGGCTCAACGATATCGCAAAGTCCCTGAAGGGCGCCGACCGTCTGATTCTGGCGACCGACCCTGATCGCGAGGGCGAGGCCATCTCCTGGCACGTGCTGGAGGTGATGAAGGAGAAGCGCGCGCTGAAAGATCAGAAGATCGAGCGCGTGGTGTTCAACGCCATCACCAAGCAGGCCGTCACGGACGCGATGAAGCATCCGCGCGAGATCGACGGCGCGCTGGTCGACGCCTACATGGCGCGCCGAGCGCTGGACTATCTGGTCGGCTTCACCCTCTCCCCCGTGCTGTGGCGCAAGCTGCCGGGCGCCCGCTCCGCCGGTCGCGTGCAGTCGGTGGCGCTGCGCCTCGTCTGCGACCGCGAGCTCGAGATCGAGAAGTTCGTCGCACGTGAATATTGGTCGCTGATCGCGACCCTGCTCACCCCGCGCGGCGATGCCTTCGAGGCCCGCCTCGTCGGCGCCGACGGCAAGAAGATCCAGCGCCTCGACATCGGCACCGGCGCGGAAGCCGAAGACTTCAAGAAGGCGCTGGAAGCGGCCAGCTACGCAGTCACCGCGGTCGATGCGAAGCCCGCCCGGCGCAATCCGCAGGCGCCCTTCACCACCTCGACGCTGCAGCAGGAGGCCAGCCGAAAATACGGCTTTGCGCCGGCGCACACCATGCGCATCGCCCAGCGCCTCTATGAGGGCATCGACATCGGCGGCGAGACCACCGGACTCATTACTTATATGCGTACCGACGGCGTGCAGATCGCCCCCGAGGCGATCACCCAGGCCCGCAAGGTGATCGGCGAGGATTACGGCAACGCCTACGTGCCGGACGCCCCCCGGCAGTATCAGGCCAAGGCCAAGAACGCCCAGGAAGCGCACGAAGCGATCCGCCCGACCGACATGTCGCGCCGCCCCGACAGCATGAGCCGCAAGCTCGATGCCGACCAGGCGAGGCTCTATGAGCTGATCTGGAAGCGCACCATCGCGAGCCAGATGGAATCGGCCGAGCTCGAGCGCACCACCGTCGACATCACCGCGAAGGCCGGCTCCCGCACGCTGGAGCTGCGCGCCACCGGCCAGGTCGTCAAGTTCGACGGCTTCCTCGCGCTCTACCAGGAAGGCCGCGACGACGAGGAGGACGAAGACTCCCGCCGCCTGCCCGCAATGAGCCCGAACGACGCCTTGAAGCGGCAGTCGCTCTCCGTCACCCAGCATTTCACCGAGCCGCCACCGCGCTTCTCGGAAGCATCGCTGGTCAAGCGCATGGAAGAGCTCGGCATCGGCCGTCCCTCGACCTATGCCTCGATCCTCCAGGTCCTGAAGGACCGCGGCTACGTCAAGCTCGAGAAGAAGCGTCTGCACGGCGAGGACAAGGGCCGCGTCGTGGTCGCCTTCCTCGAAAGCTTCTTTGCCCGCTACGTCGAGTACGATTTCACGGCCTCGCTCGAAGAGCAGCTCGACCGCATCTCCAACAACGAGATCTCCTGGCAGCAGGTGCTGAAGGATTTCTGGACCGGATTCATCGGCGCCGTCGATGACATCAAGGAGCTGCGCGTCGCGCAGGTGCTGGACGTGCTCGACGACATGTTGGGCCAGCACATCTATCCGCCCCGCGCGGATGGCGGCGACATCAGGCAGTGCCCGAGCTGCGGCACCGGCCGGCTCAACCTGAAGGCCGGCAAGTTCGGCGCCTTCGTCGGCTGCTCGAACTATCCGGAATGCCGCTACACCCGTCAGCTCGCCGCCGACAGCGAGCAGACCGCCGACCGTTCGCTCGGCCAGGATCCCGATACGGGGCGCGATGTCTGGGTGAAGGCCGGCCGCTTCGGCCCCTACATCCAGCTCGGTGAGCAGAAGGACTACGAGGAAGGCGAGAAACCCAAGCGCGCCGGCATCCCGAAGGGCACCTCGCCCGGCGATGTCGAGCTCGAGCTTGCGCTGAAGCTCTTGTCGCTGCCGCGCGAAATCGGAAAACATCCGGAGACAGGCCAGCCGATCACGGCGGGCCTCGGCCGCTTCGGGCCGTTCGTGAAGCACGAGAAGACCTATGCCAGCCTCGAGAGCGGCGACGAGGTGTTCGACATCGGCCTCAACCGCGCGGTCACACTCATCGCAGAGAAGGTCGCCAAGGGCCCGAGCCGGCGCTTCGGCGCCGACCCCGGCAAGGCGATCGGCGATCATCCGAGCCTCGGCACCGTCACCGTGAAGAGCGGCCGTTACGGCGCCTATGTCACCGCAGGCGGCGTCAACGCGACGATCCCGGCCGAGTTCGAAAAGGACACCGTCACGCTCGCCCAGGCGATCGCACTGATCGACGAGCGCGCGGCCAAGGGCGGCGGAAAAGCGAAGGCCAAGAAGGCCGCCAAGCCGACCAAGACCAAGAAGACCGCAGCGAAGGCTGCGGATGGCGAGGACATCCCGCCCAAGCCAAAGAAACCGGCCGCGAAGAAGGCGGCCAAATCGAAAACCGAATCCACCAGCAAGGCGCGCGCCGCCGTGTCGTCGACCGCAAAGACGTCGCCGACCAAGGCCGCTGCCAAGGCTCCGGCCAAGAAGAGTGCCGGCACCAATTAG
- a CDS encoding flavodoxin family protein, translated as MPLLAIVYFSISGTTEKLAHAVARGAAGMAEIALCRIAGDDIVSGRFRNDGLLQTIDRADAVAFGSPTYMGGAAAQFKAFADASSDRWTQQRWANKFAAGFTTGALAGGDQLHTLTYFSILAAQHGMLWCGLDIPGGEDPAGRNRLGSQLGLAAHMIDGALPQSDLSTGEYLGGRLAKMASRNG; from the coding sequence ATGCCCCTGCTCGCCATCGTCTATTTTTCCATCTCCGGCACCACCGAGAAACTCGCACATGCGGTGGCGCGCGGTGCGGCCGGGATGGCGGAGATCGCACTTTGTCGGATCGCCGGCGACGACATCGTGTCAGGCCGCTTCCGGAATGATGGTTTGTTGCAGACGATCGACCGGGCCGACGCGGTTGCCTTTGGCAGCCCGACCTACATGGGCGGAGCAGCGGCGCAATTCAAAGCCTTCGCAGACGCTTCAAGCGACCGCTGGACCCAGCAGCGATGGGCCAACAAATTCGCAGCCGGCTTCACCACGGGCGCTCTCGCCGGGGGCGATCAACTCCACACGTTGACTTACTTCTCCATTCTGGCTGCTCAGCACGGCATGCTCTGGTGCGGGTTGGATATTCCGGGCGGAGAGGATCCAGCCGGTCGCAATCGCCTGGGCAGCCAGCTTGGACTAGCGGCCCACATGATCGACGGCGCCTTGCCGCAAAGCGACCTCAGCACCGGCGAATATCTCGGCGGGCGACTGGCCAAGATGGCGAGCCGCAACGGCTGA
- a CDS encoding helix-turn-helix domain-containing protein, with the protein MVKRTSFEGDACPIARSLEAIGDWWSLLIIREALFGLRRFGEFQNKLGMAKNILSVRLRSLVDHGILATAPASDGSAYQEYVLTPKGRGTFPILVALRQWSEEFDDHPEEIATLLVDREKGHPVKKLELRSEDGRLLSPAETTLKPRSAPRRRSA; encoded by the coding sequence ATGGTGAAACGAACGAGCTTCGAGGGCGATGCCTGCCCGATCGCGCGCTCGCTGGAGGCGATCGGCGATTGGTGGTCGCTGCTGATCATCCGCGAGGCGCTGTTCGGCCTGCGCCGCTTCGGCGAGTTTCAGAACAAGCTCGGCATGGCCAAGAACATCTTGTCGGTGCGGCTGCGTTCGCTGGTCGACCACGGCATTCTGGCCACCGCCCCCGCCTCCGACGGCAGCGCGTATCAGGAATATGTGCTGACGCCGAAGGGCCGCGGCACCTTCCCGATCCTGGTGGCGCTGCGGCAATGGAGCGAAGAGTTCGACGACCACCCCGAGGAGATTGCGACCCTTTTGGTGGATCGCGAGAAAGGGCACCCGGTGAAGAAGCTGGAGCTGCGGTCGGAGGACGGGCGGCTGCTGAGTCCGGCGGAGACCACCCTGAAGCCGCGATCCGCGCCGCGGCGGCGGTCAGCGTGA
- a CDS encoding SDR family oxidoreductase, protein MRLTNKTALITGGNSGIGLATAKLFVAEGAKVVITGRNTETLEVAAKELGPNALALAADATDIAATEAAIKQGSEKFGKFDIVFANAGIAGGTPLGSATLDVFEKVISTNLTGVFFTVQSALPYLNDNASIILNGSVISVLGIPGYSAYGAAKAGVRAMARIMASELSPRGIRVNVVAPGAIRTPIWGPATATPEAEKAFEKRIALTTPLGRIGETDHVAKTVLFLASDDSAHVQGQEIFVDGGAVASPSGAPIYRG, encoded by the coding sequence GTGAGACTGACGAACAAGACGGCCCTGATCACCGGCGGCAATAGCGGCATCGGCCTTGCGACCGCAAAACTGTTCGTGGCCGAGGGCGCCAAGGTGGTGATCACCGGGCGCAACACGGAGACGCTGGAGGTCGCTGCGAAGGAGCTCGGGCCGAACGCGCTCGCGCTCGCCGCCGATGCCACCGACATCGCCGCGACCGAAGCTGCGATCAAGCAGGGCTCCGAAAAGTTCGGCAAGTTCGACATCGTGTTCGCCAATGCCGGCATCGCCGGCGGCACGCCGCTGGGGTCGGCCACGCTCGACGTCTTCGAGAAGGTCATCAGCACCAACCTGACCGGCGTGTTCTTCACGGTGCAGTCGGCGCTGCCCTATCTCAACGACAACGCCTCGATCATCCTCAACGGCTCGGTGATCTCGGTGCTCGGCATTCCCGGCTATTCGGCCTATGGAGCCGCCAAGGCTGGCGTGCGGGCGATGGCGCGGATCATGGCGTCGGAGCTGTCGCCGCGCGGCATTCGCGTCAACGTGGTCGCGCCTGGTGCGATTCGCACCCCGATCTGGGGACCTGCGACCGCGACGCCGGAAGCCGAGAAGGCGTTCGAGAAGCGGATTGCGCTGACGACGCCGCTCGGGCGCATTGGCGAAACGGATCACGTCGCGAAGACGGTGCTGTTCCTCGCCTCGGACGATTCTGCACATGTGCAGGGCCAGGAGATCTTCGTCGACGGCGGCGCGGTGGCATCGCCGAGCGGCGCGCCGATCTATCGCGGCTGA
- a CDS encoding FMN-dependent NADH-azoreductase has product MKLLHLDSSVLGPHSVSRQVSAAIVDRLRQATPSLEVVYRDLTQTPLAHLSGSHLAAAQGAPAPAELGPDLAASAAALDEFLAADIVVIGAPMYNFTIPSQLKAWIDRVLVAGKTFKNDANGPQGLAGAKRVIVAISRGGYYGAGSPAAALEHLETYLRGVFGFMGIQTPEFIIADGIQVGPEHREKSIASALQAATSLRAA; this is encoded by the coding sequence ATGAAACTCCTCCATCTCGACTCCAGCGTCCTCGGCCCCCACTCGGTCTCCCGGCAGGTCTCCGCCGCCATCGTCGACCGGCTACGCCAGGCGACGCCCTCGCTGGAAGTGGTCTATCGCGACCTGACCCAGACCCCGCTCGCTCACCTCTCCGGCTCGCATTTGGCGGCTGCGCAGGGCGCGCCCGCACCGGCGGAACTCGGCCCCGACCTTGCCGCGAGCGCGGCGGCGCTGGACGAGTTCCTGGCGGCCGACATCGTCGTGATCGGCGCGCCCATGTACAATTTTACGATCCCCAGCCAGCTCAAGGCCTGGATCGACCGCGTTCTCGTTGCGGGGAAGACGTTCAAAAATGACGCGAACGGGCCGCAGGGCCTCGCCGGCGCCAAGCGCGTGATCGTCGCGATCTCGAGGGGCGGCTATTATGGCGCGGGCTCGCCCGCTGCGGCGCTGGAGCACCTTGAAACCTACTTGCGCGGCGTCTTCGGCTTCATGGGCATCCAAACTCCCGAATTCATTATCGCCGACGGCATCCAGGTCGGACCGGAGCATCGCGAGAAGTCGATCGCCAGCGCGCTTCAGGCGGCCACCAGCCTGCGCGCCGCGTAA
- a CDS encoding helix-turn-helix domain-containing protein, with protein sequence MGTSLEPTHTELPAPQAPHPDHADCRGVASVLARVGDKWSVFVIMNLSDGPKRFNELKRMISGISQRMLTLTLRGLERDGLVTRTIFPTIPPRVDYELTDLGRGLQQPVKALGQWAMDHLMQIEAARTRFDKRNDS encoded by the coding sequence ATGGGCACATCTTTGGAACCGACACACACGGAATTGCCTGCCCCGCAGGCACCTCATCCGGATCATGCCGACTGCCGCGGCGTGGCCTCGGTGCTCGCGCGCGTCGGGGACAAATGGAGTGTGTTCGTCATCATGAACCTGAGCGACGGGCCGAAGCGCTTCAACGAGCTCAAGCGCATGATCAGCGGCATCTCGCAGCGGATGCTGACCCTGACGCTCCGCGGGCTGGAGCGTGACGGCCTCGTCACGCGCACGATCTTCCCGACCATTCCGCCGCGCGTGGACTACGAGCTGACCGATCTCGGCCGCGGCCTGCAGCAGCCGGTGAAGGCGCTCGGACAGTGGGCCATGGACCATCTGATGCAGATCGAGGCTGCACGGACGCGGTTCGATAAGCGCAACGACAGCTAG
- the dprA gene encoding DNA-processing protein DprA encodes MLPPQGDAVDAINPSVELTEAERIDRLRLIRSDNVGPRTFGSLVDHFGTARAALERLPDLARRGGAQRSGRICSADEARAELAASRKFGIAWLAPGEDGYPSRLAMIDDAPPLLAVRGDSKSLMRPMIAIVGSRNASGAGLKFAGLLAHELGEAGFVVISGLARGVDQAAHRASVASGTIAVLAGGHDCIYPPEHGDLLTAILDHAGAAISEMPLGHEPRARDFPRRNRLISGASLGVVVVEAAHRSGSLITARMAAEQGREVFAVPGSPLDPRAAGANDLIKQGATLVTEAADIINAVQPIMERPLMIPAGEPDSEPFESDPQGHDRDQITGLLGPAPISIDDLVRMSGASPAIVRTVLLELELAGKLERHGGGLVSLL; translated from the coding sequence ATGCTGCCCCCACAAGGAGACGCCGTGGACGCCATCAATCCGAGCGTAGAGCTGACCGAGGCCGAGCGGATCGACCGCCTGCGGCTGATCCGCTCCGACAATGTGGGCCCGCGTACCTTCGGTTCGCTGGTCGATCATTTCGGCACGGCGCGCGCGGCATTGGAGCGGCTGCCTGATCTGGCGCGACGCGGCGGCGCGCAGCGGTCTGGGCGCATCTGCAGCGCAGATGAAGCCAGGGCCGAGCTTGCCGCAAGCCGCAAATTCGGCATCGCCTGGCTTGCGCCTGGCGAGGACGGTTATCCCTCACGGCTGGCGATGATCGACGATGCGCCGCCGCTGCTCGCGGTGCGCGGCGACAGCAAGAGCCTGATGCGTCCGATGATCGCGATCGTCGGTTCGCGCAACGCCTCCGGCGCCGGGTTGAAATTCGCAGGTCTCCTGGCGCATGAGCTCGGCGAGGCCGGCTTCGTCGTCATCTCCGGGCTGGCGCGCGGCGTCGACCAGGCCGCACACCGCGCCAGCGTCGCGAGCGGCACCATCGCCGTGCTCGCAGGTGGACATGACTGCATCTATCCGCCCGAGCATGGCGATCTGCTCACGGCAATTCTCGATCACGCGGGCGCTGCGATCTCCGAGATGCCGCTCGGCCATGAGCCGCGCGCCCGTGATTTCCCTCGCCGCAACCGGCTGATCTCGGGCGCTTCGCTCGGCGTGGTCGTGGTGGAGGCGGCGCACCGCTCGGGCTCGCTGATCACCGCGCGCATGGCCGCCGAACAGGGCCGCGAGGTGTTCGCGGTGCCAGGCTCGCCGCTCGATCCGCGCGCTGCCGGCGCCAACGATCTGATCAAGCAGGGCGCGACGCTGGTCACCGAAGCTGCCGACATCATCAATGCAGTGCAGCCGATCATGGAGCGGCCGCTGATGATCCCTGCGGGCGAGCCGGACAGCGAGCCGTTCGAGAGCGATCCGCAAGGCCACGACCGCGACCAGATCACAGGCCTGCTCGGCCCGGCGCCAATCTCGATCGACGATCTCGTGCGGATGTCCGGCGCCTCGCCCGCGATCGTGCGCACGGTGCTGCTGGAGCTCGAGCTCGCCGGAAAGCTCGAACGCCACGGCGGCGGATTGGTGTCCCTGCTCTAG
- a CDS encoding amidase: protein MISLADLQRRIEAGELSPDAAIAQSHAAIEAKEKDVRAFVRHDKAAKAQGSGPLRGIAVGIKDIIDTADMPTEMGSEIYRGWQPRADAAVVMMLKRAGATIIGKTTTTAFASRDPTPTLNPHNPGHSPGGSSSGSAAAVGAGMIPLALGTQTGGSVIRPAAYCGTAAIKPSFRMLPTVGVKCYSWALDTVGLFGARAEDLARGLLAMTGRTEFSGIVPAKAPRIGVVRQEFAGSVEPAAEEGLLAAVKAAERAGASVQAIDLPGAVQEAWRIHPIVQDFEAHRALAWEFSERHDEIAPMLRASLDATAHLTPKEYDEARRISRRGRRELGELFEGIDVLLTYSAPGTAPAKALATTGDPRYNRLWTLMGNPCVNVPVLKAGGLPIGVQVIARFGNDARALATAWFLEEALAKSG, encoded by the coding sequence ATGATCTCACTCGCCGACCTGCAGCGCCGCATTGAAGCCGGCGAGTTGTCGCCCGATGCCGCGATCGCCCAATCGCATGCGGCGATCGAGGCCAAGGAGAAGGACGTCCGCGCCTTCGTCCGTCACGACAAGGCTGCGAAGGCGCAAGGCTCGGGCCCGCTGCGCGGCATCGCGGTTGGCATCAAGGACATCATCGACACCGCCGACATGCCGACCGAGATGGGCTCGGAGATCTATCGCGGCTGGCAGCCGCGCGCCGATGCGGCCGTCGTGATGATGCTGAAGCGGGCGGGCGCCACCATCATCGGCAAGACCACGACCACGGCATTTGCCTCGCGCGATCCGACCCCAACGCTCAATCCGCACAATCCCGGCCATTCGCCGGGCGGCTCGTCCTCGGGCTCGGCGGCCGCCGTCGGCGCCGGCATGATCCCGCTGGCGCTGGGCACCCAGACCGGCGGCTCGGTGATCCGGCCCGCGGCCTATTGCGGGACCGCCGCGATCAAGCCCTCGTTCCGTATGCTGCCGACGGTGGGCGTGAAGTGTTATTCGTGGGCACTCGACACGGTCGGCCTGTTCGGCGCGCGTGCGGAGGATCTTGCGCGCGGACTCCTGGCGATGACAGGCCGTACCGAATTCTCCGGCATCGTTCCGGCGAAGGCACCGCGCATCGGCGTGGTCAGGCAGGAGTTTGCAGGCAGCGTCGAGCCGGCGGCCGAAGAGGGCTTGCTGGCCGCGGTCAAGGCGGCGGAGCGCGCCGGTGCCAGCGTGCAGGCCATCGACCTGCCCGGGGCGGTGCAGGAGGCCTGGCGCATCCACCCCATCGTCCAGGATTTCGAGGCGCATCGCGCGCTGGCTTGGGAGTTTTCCGAGCGTCACGACGAGATCGCGCCGATGCTGCGGGCGAGCCTCGATGCGACGGCCCATCTGACGCCGAAAGAATATGACGAGGCCCGCCGGATCAGCCGTCGGGGCCGCCGCGAACTCGGCGAATTGTTCGAGGGCATCGATGTGCTCCTGACCTATTCGGCGCCGGGCACCGCGCCGGCCAAAGCGCTCGCGACCACAGGCGATCCCCGCTACAACCGGCTCTGGACCTTGATGGGCAATCCTTGCGTCAACGTGCCGGTGCTGAAGGCGGGTGGCCTGCCGATCGGTGTGCAGGTGATCGCACGCTTTGGCAACGACGCGCGCGCGCTCGCGACGGCGTGGTTCCTGGAGGAAGCGCTGGCGAAGTCAGGTTAG
- a CDS encoding patatin-like phospholipase family protein — MSEKIDGTRDDGGSQGTAASRLLSATSIWSDAPAPPPPPPKPASVSAPAPVVPAPAPMEVVTTAARVEQTRPGQWPPRRLSLALQGGGTFAAFTWGVLERLLEEPIEIDTISGASAGAINALLLASGLAESGREAARSRLSRFWLRLMHEASFRSLMLVGGFSPAGSSVAFGPTLRSGQFDPVDLDPLRQALSRDINFAALSDPNAPRLLIAATRIRDGQQQIFRNDAVTADVALASTCPPLVHCAVEIDGEAYWDGGFGGNPPLLRLAQETTTSDVLLVQVTPARDSYVPITLAAIDRRLDQIAANAALNAEIAAITWAQSHAASSLRLTRIAAEDSIDGLAQRSSTDLGRGFIRLLYRSGRAAAERWLGQDAKTAAPPSASAQTLAAPEPALT, encoded by the coding sequence ATGAGCGAGAAGATTGACGGCACGCGGGATGACGGTGGTTCGCAGGGCACTGCGGCAAGCCGGCTGCTGTCGGCGACCTCCATCTGGTCCGATGCGCCCGCGCCGCCGCCTCCACCGCCAAAGCCCGCGTCCGTTTCGGCGCCCGCCCCCGTTGTGCCGGCGCCTGCGCCGATGGAGGTCGTAACGACCGCTGCGCGAGTTGAGCAGACGCGCCCCGGTCAATGGCCGCCGCGAAGACTCTCGCTGGCCCTGCAGGGCGGCGGCACCTTTGCCGCCTTCACCTGGGGCGTGCTGGAGCGGCTGCTGGAAGAGCCGATCGAGATCGACACGATCAGCGGCGCCAGCGCCGGGGCCATCAATGCACTCCTCCTCGCCTCCGGTCTTGCCGAAAGCGGCCGTGAAGCCGCGCGCAGCCGGCTGAGCCGGTTCTGGCTCCGCTTGATGCACGAGGCCTCGTTCCGCTCGCTGATGCTGGTCGGCGGTTTCTCGCCGGCGGGAAGCTCGGTCGCGTTTGGTCCGACGCTGCGCTCCGGCCAGTTCGATCCGGTCGATCTCGATCCGCTCAGGCAGGCACTGTCGCGCGACATCAATTTCGCGGCGCTGAGCGATCCGAACGCACCAAGACTCCTGATCGCAGCGACGCGGATCCGCGACGGACAGCAGCAGATCTTCCGCAACGACGCTGTGACCGCCGACGTCGCGCTGGCCTCGACCTGTCCGCCGCTGGTTCACTGCGCCGTCGAGATCGACGGCGAGGCCTATTGGGACGGCGGCTTCGGCGGCAATCCGCCCCTGCTGCGCCTCGCGCAGGAGACGACGACGTCCGACGTCCTGCTCGTCCAGGTCACGCCGGCGCGCGACAGCTATGTGCCGATCACCCTCGCCGCGATCGACCGCCGGCTCGACCAGATCGCGGCCAACGCTGCGCTCAATGCCGAGATTGCGGCGATCACATGGGCCCAATCGCACGCGGCATCGTCGCTGCGGCTCACCCGCATCGCGGCCGAAGACTCCATTGACGGCCTGGCGCAGCGCTCATCGACCGATCTCGGCCGCGGCTTCATCCGGCTGCTGTACCGGAGCGGCCGCGCAGCCGCCGAGCGCTGGCTCGGGCAAGATGCCAAGACCGCCGCGCCGCCTTCCGCGTCTGCACAGACCCTCGCCGCTCCCGAGCCCGCGCTAACCTGA
- the plsY gene encoding glycerol-3-phosphate 1-O-acyltransferase PlsY yields the protein MGLEAFLPVAFVIGYLLGSIPFGLVLTRLAGTQDIRSIGSGSIGATNVLRTGSKGLAAGTLLLDALKGTAAVVIAGYLAGPNAAMVAGLGAFLGHLFPVWLKFKGGKGVATYIGVLLGLFWPGMVVFCLLWLATAFTTRYSSLSALVAAFITPVFLWWFGHLALAALFAVLTLLMFYAHRENIKRLQAGKESRIGEKA from the coding sequence ATGGGGCTTGAAGCCTTCCTGCCGGTGGCCTTCGTCATCGGCTATCTGCTCGGCTCGATTCCGTTCGGCCTCGTCCTGACCCGGCTCGCGGGCACGCAGGATATCCGCTCGATCGGCTCCGGCAGCATCGGCGCCACCAATGTGCTGCGCACCGGGAGCAAGGGCCTTGCCGCCGGCACCCTGTTGCTCGATGCGCTCAAGGGCACCGCCGCCGTGGTGATCGCCGGCTACCTCGCAGGGCCCAATGCCGCCATGGTGGCCGGGCTCGGTGCCTTCCTCGGCCATCTCTTCCCGGTCTGGCTCAAGTTCAAGGGCGGCAAGGGCGTCGCGACCTATATCGGCGTCCTGCTCGGCCTGTTCTGGCCCGGCATGGTGGTGTTCTGCCTGCTCTGGCTCGCGACCGCCTTCACTACCCGCTACTCGTCGCTGTCGGCACTGGTGGCGGCGTTCATCACGCCGGTCTTCCTGTGGTGGTTCGGGCACCTCGCACTCGCAGCATTGTTCGCGGTGCTGACGCTGCTGATGTTCTACGCGCATCGCGAGAACATCAAGCGGCTGCAAGCGGGCAAGGAAAGCCGGATCGGCGAGAAGGCGTAG